One Deinococcus ruber DNA window includes the following coding sequences:
- a CDS encoding aminotransferase-like domain-containing protein → METQRWSALLAHWSGGRGPRYVQLSQALQGCIECGQVGSAEQLPSERHLADLLNLSRSTVVAAYEHLASEGWVSRRQGSGTHVSPTAPRQAEVLALRSPLRTGHQPPGELDLTIAVPTLTPVQQARVQQASAGAFSESVYHPLGLADLRATLAQLYSRSGLPTTPEQIIVTTGAQQAISIIASTFLKRGDCALLETPTYFGAIDVFRAAGARLLGSPVTAQGVRPTDFEQQLAAGPRLAFLTPTFQNPTGTVLPAGSRERVAGLIAHAQLPTIEDETLIDLGLSATKLPPRLAAFAPTAPIICVGSLSKLFWAGLRVGWMRVPASLAAPLIQSKTLCDFGSSMPSQMIALNLLQDLPTLRAERRAAVLPARDLLVNLLREKLPDWSFEVPSGGQFLWAQLPTRNASGFTHAARRHGVRLFPGASMGVTDLPDSYLRLPFTVPPEYLPEAVERLAAAWQSFRERGAGERLA, encoded by the coding sequence ATGGAAACTCAGCGCTGGTCGGCTCTGCTCGCGCACTGGAGCGGTGGGCGCGGGCCAAGGTATGTGCAGCTTTCGCAGGCGCTTCAGGGCTGCATCGAATGTGGACAGGTGGGCAGCGCCGAGCAGTTACCCTCCGAGCGGCATCTGGCCGACCTGCTGAATCTCAGCCGCAGCACCGTGGTAGCCGCCTATGAGCATCTGGCGTCGGAAGGGTGGGTCAGTCGGCGGCAGGGCAGCGGCACGCACGTTTCGCCCACCGCGCCCCGGCAGGCCGAAGTGCTGGCCCTGCGAAGCCCGCTGCGAACCGGTCATCAGCCACCCGGCGAACTCGATCTGACCATTGCCGTCCCGACCCTGACGCCCGTACAGCAGGCGCGGGTACAGCAGGCCAGTGCAGGAGCCTTCAGCGAATCGGTGTATCACCCGCTGGGTCTGGCCGACCTGCGGGCAACGCTGGCCCAGCTGTACAGCCGCAGTGGACTGCCCACCACGCCCGAACAGATCATCGTGACCACCGGGGCACAGCAGGCCATTTCGATCATCGCCAGCACTTTTCTGAAGCGCGGCGACTGTGCTCTGCTGGAAACGCCCACGTATTTCGGGGCCATCGACGTGTTCCGGGCCGCAGGCGCACGGCTGCTGGGCAGTCCGGTCACGGCCCAGGGCGTGCGGCCCACCGACTTCGAGCAGCAACTCGCGGCGGGGCCGAGACTGGCCTTCCTGACGCCGACCTTCCAGAATCCCACCGGTACGGTGCTGCCCGCTGGCAGCCGCGAGCGCGTGGCAGGGCTGATTGCACACGCGCAACTTCCGACCATCGAGGATGAAACGCTGATCGATCTGGGCCTGAGCGCCACGAAGCTTCCGCCGCGTCTGGCTGCGTTTGCCCCTACCGCCCCGATCATCTGTGTCGGCTCGCTGAGCAAGCTGTTCTGGGCGGGCCTGCGGGTCGGCTGGATGCGGGTTCCTGCCTCGTTGGCCGCCCCACTCATCCAGTCCAAGACACTCTGCGATTTCGGCTCGTCGATGCCCAGCCAGATGATCGCGCTGAACCTGCTGCAAGACCTGCCCACGCTGCGGGCCGAGCGCCGCGCAGCCGTGCTTCCGGCCCGCGACCTGCTGGTGAACCTGCTGCGCGAGAAGTTGCCCGACTGGAGCTTCGAGGTGCCCAGCGGCGGCCAGTTTCTGTGGGCGCAGCTGCCGACCCGCAACGCCAGCGGCTTTACCCACGCAGCCCGCCGACATGGTGTGCGGCTGTTTCCGGGGGCCTCGATGGGCGTGACCGACCTGCCAGATTCGTACCTGCGCCTGCCGTTTACCGTGCCGCCCGAGTACCTGCCGGAAGCGGTGGAGCGGCTGGCAGCAGCGTGGCAGAGCTTCCGCGAGCGCGGCGCAGGGGAACGGCTGGCGTAA
- a CDS encoding inorganic phosphate transporter, with protein MTTPLLILLVIVVLALVFDYINGFHDTANAIATSVATRVLTPAQAIAMSALLNVVGALTGTAVAKTISRDIVAPQIAGDLRVVGAALVSAIVWNLFTWWRGLPSSSSHALVFSLVGAGVAAGGWGAIVPKGVNKTLLGLVTSPALGFVVPILLMFLILWLVARHMRPSTVTRVFRPLQVFSAAFMAFSHGGNDAQKTMGIITLALGAYLGRTLDQVPTWVILASATAMGLGTATGGWRIIRTMGFKVVDLKPIDGFVAEMSAATIIEGASRLGIPVSTTHVISSAIMGVGTTKGFKKVKWQVAGRILSAWIFTIPTCIALGWLCGEVARLF; from the coding sequence ATGACGACGCCTCTGCTGATCCTGCTGGTGATCGTCGTGCTGGCACTGGTTTTCGACTACATCAACGGATTTCACGACACCGCCAACGCCATCGCCACCTCGGTCGCCACCCGCGTGCTCACACCAGCACAGGCCATTGCCATGTCGGCTCTGCTGAACGTGGTCGGGGCGCTGACCGGTACAGCCGTCGCCAAGACCATCAGCCGCGACATCGTGGCCCCGCAGATTGCCGGAGACCTGCGGGTGGTGGGCGCGGCCCTCGTCAGCGCGATTGTCTGGAACCTGTTTACCTGGTGGCGCGGGCTGCCGAGTTCCAGCAGTCACGCGCTGGTTTTCAGTCTGGTGGGGGCGGGCGTGGCAGCGGGGGGCTGGGGAGCCATCGTGCCCAAGGGCGTGAACAAGACGCTGCTGGGACTGGTTACGTCTCCGGCTCTCGGCTTCGTGGTGCCGATCCTGCTGATGTTCCTGATTCTCTGGCTGGTGGCCCGCCACATGCGCCCCAGCACCGTCACGCGGGTGTTCAGACCGCTTCAGGTGTTCTCGGCGGCGTTTATGGCCTTTTCGCATGGCGGCAACGACGCCCAGAAGACGATGGGCATCATCACGTTGGCGCTGGGAGCGTATCTGGGCCGCACGCTGGATCAGGTGCCGACGTGGGTGATTCTGGCCTCGGCCACCGCGATGGGCCTGGGAACGGCGACGGGCGGCTGGCGCATCATCCGCACGATGGGCTTCAAGGTGGTCGATCTGAAGCCCATCGACGGCTTCGTAGCCGAGATGAGCGCCGCCACCATCATCGAGGGCGCGAGTCGCCTGGGCATTCCGGTCAGCACCACCCACGTCATCAGCAGCGCCATCATGGGCGTGGGCACCACCAAGGGCTTCAAAAAGGTGAAGTGGCAGGTGGCGGGCCGCATCCTGAGTGCCTGGATCTTCACCATTCCGACCTGCATCGCGCTCGGCTGGCTGTGCGGCGAGGTGGCGCGACTGTTCTGA
- a CDS encoding benzoate/H(+) symporter BenE family transporter, which produces MQHSPSPLSPIRPSVLEVFRQFRQDSSASALLSGLIAVLVGFAGPIVLIYAVAQSATLSNQTVLSWVWAATVLCGVVSVWLSLRFRVPLLSTWSTPGIAFLATALPGIPFPEAVGAFLISGLLVLLLGTIGPLTRLIGRIPTHLAGALNAAILLPFGFHAVQAFGKMPLLVGAMILVYFVLRHFAPRWAVAGVLLIGVAGSAALGLLHPGPISFALTQPQVVMPQFSWRAVLNLALPLTLLAFTGQFVPGFAALKVSGFTPPPAPIIRACGAASLAAAFVGCHTLTLAALLANIVSGPEAHPDPRRRYAAAVYAGVFNIVLGLFAGTFLHIIAVLPQEAIQALAGLALLTAIGSSLQAALATAPGSLASPTVLLVTLSGVALLGIGSAFWGILAGLAVYAAELGAIRSAATRQPEVPTPVQASD; this is translated from the coding sequence ATGCAGCATTCCCCGTCCCCACTTTCTCCGATCCGTCCTTCCGTGCTGGAAGTATTTCGCCAGTTCCGCCAGGATTCGAGCGCCTCGGCGCTGCTCAGCGGCCTCATCGCTGTCCTGGTGGGCTTCGCTGGCCCCATCGTCCTGATCTATGCCGTGGCGCAGAGTGCGACACTGTCCAATCAGACCGTGCTGTCGTGGGTATGGGCCGCCACCGTGCTGTGCGGCGTGGTCAGCGTGTGGCTGAGCCTGCGCTTCCGCGTGCCGCTGCTCAGCACGTGGTCTACGCCGGGCATTGCATTTCTGGCGACGGCGCTGCCCGGCATTCCCTTTCCGGAAGCCGTGGGAGCCTTCCTGATTTCTGGCCTGCTGGTGCTGCTGCTGGGCACCATCGGCCCGCTCACCCGGCTGATCGGGCGCATTCCCACCCATCTGGCAGGCGCACTCAACGCCGCCATCCTGCTGCCGTTCGGCTTTCATGCGGTGCAGGCGTTTGGGAAAATGCCGCTGCTGGTCGGTGCCATGATTCTGGTTTACTTCGTGCTGCGGCACTTTGCGCCACGCTGGGCGGTGGCAGGCGTGCTGCTGATCGGCGTGGCGGGCAGCGCTGCCCTGGGGCTGTTACATCCCGGCCCGATCAGTTTCGCGCTGACGCAGCCGCAGGTGGTGATGCCGCAGTTTTCCTGGCGTGCGGTGCTGAATCTGGCGCTGCCCCTGACGCTGCTGGCGTTTACCGGACAGTTCGTGCCGGGCTTCGCCGCGCTGAAGGTTTCGGGCTTCACGCCCCCTCCCGCTCCGATCATCCGTGCCTGCGGCGCGGCGTCGCTGGCGGCGGCGTTCGTGGGGTGCCACACGCTCACGCTGGCGGCGCTGCTCGCCAACATCGTCAGCGGCCCGGAAGCCCACCCCGATCCCCGGCGGCGCTACGCGGCTGCCGTGTACGCGGGCGTCTTCAACATCGTGCTGGGGCTGTTTGCGGGCACGTTCCTGCACATTATCGCGGTGCTGCCCCAGGAGGCGATTCAGGCACTCGCGGGGCTGGCACTGCTTACCGCTATCGGCTCGTCGCTTCAGGCGGCACTCGCCACCGCGCCGGGGTCGCTCGCCTCGCCCACGGTGCTGCTGGTCACGTTGTCGGGCGTGGCGCTGCTGGGCATCGGCTCGGCCTTCTGGGGCATTCTGGCGGGGCTGGCGGTCTACGCCGCCGAGTTGGGGGCCATACGGTCGGCGGCAACCCGGCAGCCAGAAGTTCCAACGCCTGTCCAGGCGAGCGACTGA
- a CDS encoding GAF domain-containing sensor histidine kinase produces the protein MDISPQPSLGERLQDVTESLAAATTQQDVFDVVLQQALDALHALAGAVLLVSAGGMRLELAAMRGYMPDAKTVWQEGPLTADVPAGDALLRRQVLFFEHMGALQAAYPELEERTGGVAAVASAVLPMFQGTERLGCIVLDFREPHVFSPDEQRFLRTLSAQCGIALGRAHLTRDLEQRVMQRTAQLEEEMRAQAAFVAFTETVGTETGVMAIAQEAIRVLRVRFPGSSILYFGRGEVGTETGVGADTDLWKARLWSDDVQGELAASIQAGLSADIPLIAALLKTREAVFTDNWDAEREGIEHTQVFGTVGTYPLMLGGKMNGFLLVGRRDAPSWTERDRALLRAVGQSLTLALERAEQTQHLRRQNAELDARSRALDAFAELTRGLAVQSGPSAFVQRAQEVVLSLLPAGYSVYYEPSGGQWKNRMQVGAVGHQALQDFIDAGPPQGQTPSIDLPWSTRQALYQDMYVRGTDTPTEMVQHIHAVASLPVLVYGEPVGVFIAVVFEQRAWTPTDRVVLETVVRSLGLALERAETVRQLDEERAALAAFTAFAEVVGSQTDVLTLVRQAADLMRGSRPVDVMYFVRDGDIFRMQVWTDDVPRTLLESSGYTLTAQTFAQADREHDVVFLDNWDARSQGLPESALYSAVAFQPFFRGDTMTSILIMGSRSAAQWHERDKGIFRALGRSLSLALERAEQSQQLIAQRDALDARTQALTEANEELEAFAYSVSHDLRTPVRHINGFNHLLRRTLGDKLDDKAARYLDIVEDATARMNTLIDAMLNLSRTSRQPLRLGLVDMGALLESVQAELMVGELDRRVEWRFSVLPMVSADFDLLRQVMVNLLSNALKYSRTRQPAVIEVWADERETEWEFFVRDNGVGFDTRYKDKLFGVFQRLHRQDEFEGTGVGLANVRRIVARHGGQVSAQGALNEGATFSFTLSKGE, from the coding sequence ATGGACATTTCTCCACAGCCCTCGTTGGGCGAGCGTCTTCAGGACGTGACCGAGAGCCTTGCTGCCGCGACCACGCAGCAGGACGTGTTCGACGTGGTGCTTCAGCAGGCCCTTGACGCCCTGCACGCCTTGGCTGGCGCGGTGCTGCTGGTGTCGGCGGGGGGCATGCGGCTGGAACTCGCGGCGATGCGCGGGTATATGCCGGACGCCAAGACGGTATGGCAGGAAGGCCCGCTGACGGCAGACGTGCCTGCCGGAGACGCCCTGCTTCGTCGTCAGGTGCTGTTTTTCGAGCATATGGGTGCGCTTCAGGCGGCGTATCCCGAGCTGGAAGAGCGCACCGGAGGCGTGGCGGCGGTGGCCTCGGCAGTGCTGCCGATGTTTCAGGGAACTGAACGGCTCGGCTGTATCGTGCTGGATTTCCGCGAACCACACGTCTTCTCGCCTGACGAACAGCGGTTTCTGCGAACGCTCAGCGCACAGTGCGGCATTGCGCTGGGCCGCGCGCACCTGACCCGCGACCTCGAACAGCGGGTCATGCAGCGCACCGCACAGCTGGAAGAAGAGATGCGTGCTCAGGCCGCGTTCGTGGCATTCACCGAGACGGTGGGCACCGAGACGGGCGTGATGGCGATTGCTCAGGAGGCGATCCGGGTTCTGCGGGTGCGCTTTCCGGGTTCGAGCATCCTGTACTTCGGACGCGGCGAGGTCGGCACTGAAACAGGCGTCGGGGCAGACACCGACCTGTGGAAGGCGCGGCTATGGAGCGACGACGTGCAGGGCGAGCTGGCGGCGAGCATTCAGGCCGGGCTGTCTGCCGACATTCCGCTGATCGCGGCGCTGCTGAAGACCAGGGAAGCGGTGTTCACTGACAACTGGGACGCCGAGCGCGAGGGCATCGAACACACCCAGGTCTTCGGGACGGTGGGGACGTATCCGCTGATGCTCGGCGGCAAAATGAACGGCTTTTTGCTGGTCGGACGCAGAGACGCGCCTTCCTGGACGGAGCGTGACCGGGCGCTGTTGCGGGCCGTCGGACAGAGCCTGACGCTGGCGCTGGAGCGGGCCGAGCAGACCCAGCACCTCAGGCGGCAGAACGCCGAACTCGATGCTCGCAGCCGGGCGCTGGACGCCTTCGCCGAGCTGACACGCGGGCTGGCCGTGCAGAGCGGGCCGTCTGCTTTCGTGCAGCGGGCGCAGGAAGTGGTGCTGTCACTGCTTCCGGCAGGCTACTCGGTGTACTACGAGCCTTCCGGCGGGCAGTGGAAAAACCGCATGCAGGTGGGTGCCGTCGGCCATCAGGCGCTTCAGGACTTTATAGACGCGGGGCCGCCTCAGGGGCAGACGCCCTCCATCGATCTCCCCTGGAGTACCCGGCAGGCGCTGTATCAGGATATGTACGTCAGGGGCACCGACACCCCCACCGAGATGGTGCAGCACATTCACGCCGTCGCCTCGCTGCCGGTGCTGGTGTACGGCGAGCCGGTGGGCGTGTTTATCGCAGTGGTCTTCGAGCAGCGGGCCTGGACGCCGACCGACCGCGTGGTGCTCGAAACGGTCGTCCGGAGCCTCGGGCTGGCCCTCGAACGTGCCGAGACGGTTCGCCAGCTCGACGAAGAGCGTGCGGCACTGGCGGCTTTTACCGCCTTCGCCGAAGTGGTCGGCTCTCAGACCGACGTGCTGACGCTGGTACGCCAGGCCGCCGACCTGATGCGCGGCTCGCGCCCGGTCGACGTGATGTATTTCGTGCGCGACGGCGACATTTTCCGGATGCAGGTCTGGACAGACGACGTTCCCAGAACGCTGCTGGAATCCTCAGGCTACACCCTGACGGCGCAGACCTTCGCGCAGGCAGACCGCGAGCATGACGTGGTCTTTCTGGATAACTGGGACGCCCGCAGCCAGGGTCTGCCGGAATCGGCTCTGTACAGCGCGGTTGCGTTTCAGCCGTTCTTCCGGGGCGACACCATGACGAGCATCCTGATCATGGGATCGCGCAGCGCCGCTCAGTGGCACGAGCGCGACAAGGGAATTTTCCGTGCGCTGGGCCGCAGCCTGAGTCTGGCGCTGGAGCGGGCCGAGCAGTCGCAACAGCTGATCGCTCAGCGCGACGCCCTCGACGCCCGTACCCAGGCACTCACCGAGGCCAACGAGGAACTCGAAGCCTTCGCGTACTCGGTGTCGCACGACCTGCGGACCCCGGTGCGCCACATCAACGGGTTCAACCATCTGCTGCGCCGGACGCTGGGCGACAAGCTCGACGACAAGGCGGCCCGGTATCTCGACATCGTTGAAGACGCCACCGCCCGCATGAACACGCTGATCGACGCCATGCTCAACCTCTCGCGCACCTCGCGTCAGCCACTCAGGCTCGGGTTGGTCGATATGGGGGCGCTGCTGGAGAGCGTTCAGGCCGAACTGATGGTAGGCGAACTCGACCGGCGGGTGGAGTGGCGTTTCAGTGTGCTGCCGATGGTGTCTGCCGACTTCGATCTGCTGCGGCAGGTGATGGTGAATCTGCTGTCCAACGCCCTGAAATACAGCCGTACCCGGCAGCCCGCCGTGATCGAGGTGTGGGCCGACGAGCGCGAAACCGAGTGGGAATTCTTCGTGCGCGACAACGGTGTGGGTTTCGATACCCGCTACAAAGACAAGCTGTTCGGCGTGTTTCAGCGTCTGCACCGTCAGGACGAGTTCGAGGGAACCGGGGTGGGCCTTGCCAACGTGCGCCGGATTGTGGCGCGGCACGGCGGTCAGGTGTCGGCTCAGGGCGCACTGAACGAGGGCGCGACCTTCTCGTTTACGCTGTCGAAAGGCGAGTAG
- a CDS encoding DUF47 domain-containing protein, with the protein MALSKFMPKNPRFSQLFTQQAQNAVTTAAALVDLLNDYTDVERKVQRLRDLEHEGDRLSRETVNILAGSFIVPFDREDILELNTHLDDLVDDIEEAGRKLMLYRIRQPVPQALLLARTVQAQAELLTKAMPLLEDLRRADELKRLTQQVRALEDEADALGDEVQLHLYDGVTEVRGMVDAMRMGEIVGLIEQATDQAQRVASAVESILLKNA; encoded by the coding sequence ATGGCTCTGTCAAAATTTATGCCCAAAAACCCCCGCTTCAGTCAGCTCTTCACGCAGCAGGCGCAGAATGCTGTGACGACGGCGGCGGCTCTGGTAGACCTGCTGAACGATTACACCGATGTCGAACGCAAGGTTCAGCGGCTGCGCGACCTTGAACATGAGGGCGACCGCCTGAGCCGCGAAACGGTCAATATTCTGGCCGGGTCGTTTATCGTCCCGTTTGACCGCGAGGACATTCTGGAACTCAATACCCACCTCGACGATCTGGTGGACGATATCGAGGAAGCCGGGCGCAAACTGATGCTCTACCGCATCCGTCAGCCGGTGCCTCAGGCCCTGTTGCTGGCCCGCACGGTGCAGGCGCAGGCCGAACTGTTGACCAAAGCGATGCCGCTGCTGGAAGACCTGCGCCGCGCCGATGAGCTGAAGCGCCTGACGCAGCAGGTCCGGGCGCTGGAAGACGAGGCCGACGCCCTGGGCGACGAAGTGCAGCTTCATCTGTACGACGGCGTGACCGAGGTGCGCGGCATGGTCGATGCCATGCGGATGGGCGAGATCGTGGGTCTGATCGAACAGGCGACCGACCAGGCTCAGCGCGTGGCGAGCGCGGTCGAGAGCATCCTGCTGAAGAACGCCTGA
- a CDS encoding polyphosphate kinase 2 family protein: MKSDDYRVRPGKKISLNDVPTDDARGCTKEEALVRKPQLLLHLTKLQERLYAEEKQSLLVVLQTRDAGGKDGTVKHVFTGLNPQGVNVTPFKEPTPVEQGHDFLWRVHPHTPAAGMIGIFNRSYYEDVLVTRVHGEVRTGEVERRFEQICAFEELLQSQGTRILKFHLHISKDEQKQRFQERLDNPEKQWKFSANDLSERKLWDEYTGAYEDMLRSTTTDTAPWYVIPADRKWFRNDVISRIVLETLTDMDPQFPEVTFDPKTIHLR, translated from the coding sequence ATGAAATCAGACGACTACCGTGTGCGCCCCGGCAAGAAGATCAGCCTGAACGACGTGCCCACGGACGACGCGCGGGGGTGTACCAAAGAAGAAGCGCTGGTGAGAAAGCCTCAGCTGCTGCTGCACCTGACCAAATTGCAGGAGCGGCTGTACGCCGAGGAAAAGCAGAGCCTGCTGGTGGTGCTTCAGACACGCGACGCGGGCGGCAAGGACGGCACCGTCAAGCACGTCTTTACCGGCCTGAATCCGCAGGGCGTCAATGTGACACCTTTCAAAGAACCGACCCCGGTAGAGCAGGGGCACGATTTTCTGTGGCGGGTACACCCCCACACGCCCGCCGCCGGAATGATCGGCATCTTCAACCGTTCGTACTACGAAGACGTGCTGGTGACGCGCGTTCACGGCGAGGTGAGAACGGGTGAGGTGGAGCGCCGCTTCGAGCAGATCTGCGCCTTCGAGGAACTGCTTCAGAGTCAGGGCACGCGCATCCTGAAGTTTCACCTGCACATCAGCAAGGACGAGCAGAAGCAGCGGTTTCAGGAGCGTCTGGACAACCCGGAAAAGCAGTGGAAATTCAGCGCCAACGATCTGTCGGAACGCAAACTCTGGGACGAGTATACCGGCGCGTATGAAGACATGCTGCGGTCCACCACCACCGACACGGCTCCGTGGTACGTCATTCCCGCCGACCGCAAGTGGTTCAGGAATGACGTGATCAGCCGCATCGTGCTGGAAACGCTGACCGACATGGACCCCCAGTTTCCCGAAGTGACCTTCGATCCAAAGACCATTCATCTGAGATAA
- a CDS encoding sensor domain-containing diguanylate cyclase produces MDAPIPDSEYSRLMALASYEILDTAPEVAFDRVTRLAAHVLNTPYAYINFVDRHRLWNKSGIGFPLGEPERASAFCSWTILQDAPLVVENTQLDPRFHDAPAVRGELAIRSYAGAPLTTPSGHRIGTLCVMDTQPHPLNAADLQALQDLADTVVSELELRMRNLHLSRELGAQAQFSRELSRTLDQARVLEGVNSLMDLDLDPEHMTLSAAALLGEAIASDYTCLLVIDDELRIEAAYARPGLPPVAHALPAGPPAWPSAILRTLRTLSTPLYLSEYASAPGAVPEVVGADIDQIALLPLDTRGQTTSVLLAVRLHSSPVKQWRGSDRALLESAGRSVRSALDRQVLTRAALQQARQDPLTSLLNRRAFDEDIQSWQEEDMSFTLSIIDLDGFKNVNDSQGHLQGDVVLRVFGSTLSAALDGQARLYRFGGDEFVLLTPSGEQVTGPQRSWDTEAIHEVVDLAILAARQVATLGGASVGMAHSHEASGETLLGLADTRMYTVKQRRQTLRHTPLISSGSA; encoded by the coding sequence ATGGACGCGCCGATCCCTGACTCTGAGTACTCCCGGCTGATGGCACTCGCCAGCTACGAGATACTCGACACTGCTCCCGAGGTGGCGTTCGACCGTGTGACCCGGCTGGCAGCCCACGTGCTGAATACGCCCTATGCCTACATCAACTTCGTGGATCGGCACCGCCTGTGGAATAAATCGGGCATAGGTTTTCCGCTGGGCGAACCCGAACGCGCGTCGGCGTTTTGCAGCTGGACGATTTTGCAGGACGCTCCACTGGTGGTCGAAAACACACAACTCGACCCGCGCTTTCATGACGCCCCCGCCGTCCGGGGTGAACTGGCGATTCGCAGCTATGCCGGAGCGCCGCTGACCACACCATCGGGGCACCGCATCGGCACGCTGTGTGTGATGGACACCCAGCCGCACCCGCTGAACGCCGCCGATCTTCAGGCGCTGCAAGACCTGGCCGATACCGTGGTCAGCGAACTGGAACTGCGGATGCGGAATCTGCACCTCAGCCGTGAACTCGGCGCACAGGCACAGTTCAGCCGCGAACTGAGCCGCACGCTCGATCAGGCACGTGTGCTGGAGGGCGTGAACAGCCTGATGGATCTGGACCTAGACCCGGAACATATGACGCTCTCGGCGGCGGCGCTGCTGGGCGAGGCCATCGCCAGCGACTACACATGTCTGCTCGTTATCGACGACGAACTGCGGATCGAGGCGGCCTACGCCCGGCCCGGTCTGCCCCCGGTGGCCCACGCTCTTCCCGCTGGCCCGCCCGCCTGGCCCAGCGCCATCCTCCGCACGCTCAGAACCCTCAGCACGCCGCTGTACCTCAGCGAATACGCATCGGCACCCGGCGCAGTGCCCGAGGTCGTCGGGGCCGATATCGACCAGATCGCCCTGTTGCCGCTGGACACACGCGGGCAGACCACTTCGGTGCTGCTGGCGGTGCGGCTGCACAGCAGTCCGGTCAAGCAGTGGCGCGGCAGCGACCGGGCACTGCTGGAATCGGCGGGCCGCAGTGTCCGCAGCGCCCTCGACCGGCAGGTTCTGACGCGGGCAGCGTTGCAGCAGGCCCGTCAGGACCCGCTGACCAGCCTGCTCAATCGCCGGGCCTTCGACGAAGACATTCAGAGCTGGCAGGAAGAAGACATGAGCTTCACGCTCTCGATCATCGATCTGGACGGCTTCAAGAACGTAAACGACTCGCAGGGGCACCTTCAGGGCGACGTGGTGCTCAGGGTGTTCGGCAGCACCCTGAGCGCGGCGCTCGATGGGCAGGCGCGGCTGTACCGCTTCGGCGGCGACGAATTCGTTCTGCTGACGCCGAGCGGGGAACAGGTAACCGGCCCGCAGAGAAGCTGGGACACGGAAGCGATTCATGAGGTCGTGGATCTGGCGATTCTGGCGGCCCGGCAGGTGGCGACGCTGGGCGGGGCGAGCGTGGGGATGGCGCACAGCCACGAGGCGAGCGGCGAAACGCTGCTGGGGCTGGCCGACACCCGCATGTACACGGTCAAGCAGCGGCGTCAGACTCTGCGCCACACGCCGCTTATCTCATCTGGCAGCGCGTAG
- a CDS encoding helix-turn-helix domain-containing protein — MEQHDRQIGAQLRRLRVQMYGEMGSVGTVARDAGISIALLAAIERGERGLWELDEDEMTRLAQAYRLSPVQFVEQLGLDRDRPRVAVSEQPVLTVNLQRAIEEYGHRPRYAGLDTMRWIIYLSTLQFEEGIDPEPAVWAEIFLTLKQSGVVPGAAPGKSSS; from the coding sequence ATGGAACAGCATGACAGGCAGATCGGCGCACAGCTTCGGCGGTTGCGGGTGCAGATGTACGGTGAAATGGGCAGCGTCGGCACCGTCGCCAGAGACGCGGGCATCAGCATCGCGCTGCTGGCGGCCATCGAGCGCGGCGAACGGGGGCTGTGGGAGCTGGACGAAGACGAGATGACCCGGCTTGCTCAGGCATACCGCCTCAGTCCGGTGCAGTTCGTCGAGCAGCTCGGCCTCGACCGGGATCGTCCACGCGTCGCCGTTTCCGAACAGCCGGTTCTGACGGTCAACCTGCAACGGGCAATCGAGGAATACGGCCATCGTCCCCGCTACGCTGGTCTGGACACCATGCGCTGGATCATCTACCTCAGTACGCTTCAGTTTGAAGAAGGCATCGACCCCGAGCCAGCGGTGTGGGCCGAGATTTTTCTGACACTGAAACAGTCGGGCGTGGTGCCGGGGGCAGCTCCGGGAAAATCGAGTTCCTGA